In Taeniopygia guttata chromosome 24, bTaeGut7.mat, whole genome shotgun sequence, a single genomic region encodes these proteins:
- the DIXDC1 gene encoding dixin isoform X1 produces MDTGPCHPPQPPAPSQQLQAYVAWVNSQLKKKPAVRPVQDLRQDLRDGVTLALLIEIVAGEKLSGIELNPSNQQEMRENVEKVLQFVASRKIRMHQTSAKDIVEGNLKSTMRLILALAAHFKPGSGRAGTPGSGGRSRAAAPGSVRPRSAAAVAQGAVAALADVRQDVQQSGRDLFRHRQRNSSMDEEIENPYWSVRALVQQYEGQQNVPLESHPASLTSPSPVHSAKSESTVAPLEEKERLVILQAEEAEPKAEEADSHFQPEWQAGSSGSYLENSWEEQLLEQQDHLEKEMEEAKKMISGLQALLLNGSLPEDEQEGSFELSERGACPEEQLIIIRSRLDQSVEENQDLKKELLKYKQEARNLQGIKDALQQRLLQQDASVLQLKQELLRANMDKEELHNQNVDLQRKVEERNRLLAEYKKELCQKDRHLQQHQTKLDEMLRQLSEASYQQVDLERELEHREALLAHCMKREAEEVMAYSSHSAQSNGFLQPAGKGAAPTAHRGTSDLQLVRDALRSLRNSFSGHDPQHHTIDSLEQGISSLMERLHRLETQKRQERRVRGKSPASRASNECRDSWPPKSKLPHSQSTPVMSTSACTKVLYFTDRSLTPFMVSIPKRLGEVTLKDFKAAIDREGTHRYHFKALDPEFGTVKEEVFHDDDIIPGWEGKIVAWVEEDHGEN; encoded by the exons CAACAGCTGCAGGCCTATGTGGCCTGGGTGAATTCCCAGCTGAAGAAGAAGCCAGCGGTGAGGCCGGTGCAGGACCTGAGGCAGGACCTGCGGGATGGGGTCACCCTCGCCCTGCTGATCGAGATTGTAG CTGGTGAGAAGCTCAGTGGCATCGAGCTCAACCCCAGCAACCAGCAGGAGATGAGGGAAAACGTGGAGAAAGTCTTACAGTTCGTGGCATCGAGGAAGATCCGCATGCACCAGACATCAGCTAAAG ATATCGTCGAGGGCAACTTGAAATCCACCATGAGGCTGATCCTGGCCTTGGCTGCTCACTTCAAGCCaggctctggcagagctggcacGCCGGGCTCGGGGGGCAGGAGCCGGGCAGCGGCCCCGGGCAGTGTCCGGCCGCGCTCGGCCGCCGCCGTGGCCCAAGGGGCGGTGGCCGCGCTGGCCGATGTCCGGCAGGACGTCCAGCAGTCCGGCCGGGACCTGTTCAGGCACAGACAGAG gaacagcagcatgGACGAGGAGATTGAGAATCCCTACTGGAGCGTGCGGGCCCTGGTGCAGCAGTACGAGGGCCAGCAGAACGTGCCACTGGAGTCCCACCCTGCCAG CCTGacttcccccagccctgtccacAGTGCAAAGAGTGAATCCACTGTAGCCCCcttggaggagaaggagagacTTGTGatcctccaggctgaagaagCAGAGCCCAAAGCAG AAGAGGCCGACTCTCACTTCCAGCCCGagtggcaggcagggagctccGGGTCCTACCTGGAGAACTCAtgggaggagcagctcctggaacaGCAGGACCAcctggaaaaggaaatggaggAGGCAAAAAAGATGATTTCTGGTTTGCAG GCTTTGTTGCTCAATGGGTCTCTACCTGAGGATGAGCAGGAAGGCTCCTTTGAGCTTTCTGAGCGTGGAGCCtgccctgaggagcagctg ATCATCATCCGAAGCCGTCTGGACCAGAGTGTGGAAGAAAATCAAGATCTGAAG aaggagctgctgaaatACAAACAAGAAGCTCGGAACCTGCAGGGAATAAAG GACgctctgcagcagaggctgctccagcaggatgCCTCAGTCCTGCAGCtcaagcaggagctgctgagagccaACATGGACAAGGAGGAGCTGCACAACCAGAAC GTTGACCTCCAGAGGAAGGTTGAAGAGAGAAACCGGCTCCTGGCAGAATACAAA AAGGAGCTGTGCCAGAAGGATCGGCACTTGCAGCAGCACCAGACCAAGCTGGATGAGATGCTCAGGCAGCTTTCTGAGGCCAGCTACCAGCAG GTGGACTTGGAGCgggagctggagcacagggaggcCCTGCTGGCTCACTGCATGAAGAGAGAGGCTGAGGAG GTGATGGCTTACAGCAGTCACAGTGCCCAGAGCAATGgctttctgcagccagcaggaaaaggagctgctcccacagcccacCGAGGG ACCAGTGACCTGCAGCTGGTGCGGGACGCGCTGCGCAGCCTCAGGAACAGCTTCAGCGGCCACGACCCGCAGCACCACACCATCgacagcctggagcagggcatCTCCAGCCTCATGGAGCGCCTGCACCGCCTGGAGACGCAGAagaggcaggagaggagg GTGCGGGGGAAATCGCCAGCAAGCAGAGCAAGCAACGAGTGCAGAGACTCCTGGCCCCCCAAATCCA AGCTGCCTCACTCTCAGAGCACGCCCGTGATGAGCACCAGTGCCTGCACCAAAGTGTTGTACTTCACCGACCGCTCCCTCACCCCCTTCATGGTCAGCATACCAAAGAG GTTAGGGGAAGTGACTCTGAAGGATTTCAAGGCAGCCATCGATCGGGAAGGAACCCATCGGTACCACTTCAAAGCCCTGGACCCAGAGTTTGGGACAGTGAAGGAGGAG GTGTTCCATGATGATGACAtcattcctggctgggaggggaaAATCGTGGCCTGGGTGGAAGAAGACCACGGGGAGAATTAA
- the DIXDC1 gene encoding dixin isoform X3 yields MGGKQVKCLTSPSPVHSAKSESTVAPLEEKERLVILQAEEAEPKAEEADSHFQPEWQAGSSGSYLENSWEEQLLEQQDHLEKEMEEAKKMISGLQALLLNGSLPEDEQEGSFELSERGACPEEQLIIIRSRLDQSVEENQDLKKELLKYKQEARNLQGIKDALQQRLLQQDASVLQLKQELLRANMDKEELHNQNVDLQRKVEERNRLLAEYKKELCQKDRHLQQHQTKLDEMLRQLSEASYQQVDLERELEHREALLAHCMKREAEEVMAYSSHSAQSNGFLQPAGKGAAPTAHRGTSDLQLVRDALRSLRNSFSGHDPQHHTIDSLEQGISSLMERLHRLETQKRQERRVRGKSPASRASNECRDSWPPKSKLPHSQSTPVMSTSACTKVLYFTDRSLTPFMVSIPKRLGEVTLKDFKAAIDREGTHRYHFKALDPEFGTVKEEVFHDDDIIPGWEGKIVAWVEEDHGEN; encoded by the exons ATGGGAGGGAAGCAGGTCAAATG CCTGacttcccccagccctgtccacAGTGCAAAGAGTGAATCCACTGTAGCCCCcttggaggagaaggagagacTTGTGatcctccaggctgaagaagCAGAGCCCAAAGCAG AAGAGGCCGACTCTCACTTCCAGCCCGagtggcaggcagggagctccGGGTCCTACCTGGAGAACTCAtgggaggagcagctcctggaacaGCAGGACCAcctggaaaaggaaatggaggAGGCAAAAAAGATGATTTCTGGTTTGCAG GCTTTGTTGCTCAATGGGTCTCTACCTGAGGATGAGCAGGAAGGCTCCTTTGAGCTTTCTGAGCGTGGAGCCtgccctgaggagcagctg ATCATCATCCGAAGCCGTCTGGACCAGAGTGTGGAAGAAAATCAAGATCTGAAG aaggagctgctgaaatACAAACAAGAAGCTCGGAACCTGCAGGGAATAAAG GACgctctgcagcagaggctgctccagcaggatgCCTCAGTCCTGCAGCtcaagcaggagctgctgagagccaACATGGACAAGGAGGAGCTGCACAACCAGAAC GTTGACCTCCAGAGGAAGGTTGAAGAGAGAAACCGGCTCCTGGCAGAATACAAA AAGGAGCTGTGCCAGAAGGATCGGCACTTGCAGCAGCACCAGACCAAGCTGGATGAGATGCTCAGGCAGCTTTCTGAGGCCAGCTACCAGCAG GTGGACTTGGAGCgggagctggagcacagggaggcCCTGCTGGCTCACTGCATGAAGAGAGAGGCTGAGGAG GTGATGGCTTACAGCAGTCACAGTGCCCAGAGCAATGgctttctgcagccagcaggaaaaggagctgctcccacagcccacCGAGGG ACCAGTGACCTGCAGCTGGTGCGGGACGCGCTGCGCAGCCTCAGGAACAGCTTCAGCGGCCACGACCCGCAGCACCACACCATCgacagcctggagcagggcatCTCCAGCCTCATGGAGCGCCTGCACCGCCTGGAGACGCAGAagaggcaggagaggagg GTGCGGGGGAAATCGCCAGCAAGCAGAGCAAGCAACGAGTGCAGAGACTCCTGGCCCCCCAAATCCA AGCTGCCTCACTCTCAGAGCACGCCCGTGATGAGCACCAGTGCCTGCACCAAAGTGTTGTACTTCACCGACCGCTCCCTCACCCCCTTCATGGTCAGCATACCAAAGAG GTTAGGGGAAGTGACTCTGAAGGATTTCAAGGCAGCCATCGATCGGGAAGGAACCCATCGGTACCACTTCAAAGCCCTGGACCCAGAGTTTGGGACAGTGAAGGAGGAG GTGTTCCATGATGATGACAtcattcctggctgggaggggaaAATCGTGGCCTGGGTGGAAGAAGACCACGGGGAGAATTAA
- the DIXDC1 gene encoding dixin isoform X4 has translation MDTGPCHPPQPPAPSQQLQAYVAWVNSQLKKKPAVRPVQDLRQDLRDGVTLALLIEIVAGEKLSGIELNPSNQQEMRENVEKVLQFVASRKIRMHQTSAKDIVEGNLKSTMRLILALAAHFKPGSGRAGTPGSGGRSRAAAPGSVRPRSAAAVAQGAVAALADVRQDVQQSGRDLFRHRQRNSSMDEEIENPYWSVRALVQQYEGQQNVPLESHPAR, from the exons CAACAGCTGCAGGCCTATGTGGCCTGGGTGAATTCCCAGCTGAAGAAGAAGCCAGCGGTGAGGCCGGTGCAGGACCTGAGGCAGGACCTGCGGGATGGGGTCACCCTCGCCCTGCTGATCGAGATTGTAG CTGGTGAGAAGCTCAGTGGCATCGAGCTCAACCCCAGCAACCAGCAGGAGATGAGGGAAAACGTGGAGAAAGTCTTACAGTTCGTGGCATCGAGGAAGATCCGCATGCACCAGACATCAGCTAAAG ATATCGTCGAGGGCAACTTGAAATCCACCATGAGGCTGATCCTGGCCTTGGCTGCTCACTTCAAGCCaggctctggcagagctggcacGCCGGGCTCGGGGGGCAGGAGCCGGGCAGCGGCCCCGGGCAGTGTCCGGCCGCGCTCGGCCGCCGCCGTGGCCCAAGGGGCGGTGGCCGCGCTGGCCGATGTCCGGCAGGACGTCCAGCAGTCCGGCCGGGACCTGTTCAGGCACAGACAGAG gaacagcagcatgGACGAGGAGATTGAGAATCCCTACTGGAGCGTGCGGGCCCTGGTGCAGCAGTACGAGGGCCAGCAGAACGTGCCACTGGAGTCCCACCCTGCCAGGTGA
- the DIXDC1 gene encoding dixin isoform X2 has product MLACLARGNLLDFLHEGFTEQQLQAYVAWVNSQLKKKPAVRPVQDLRQDLRDGVTLALLIEIVAGEKLSGIELNPSNQQEMRENVEKVLQFVASRKIRMHQTSAKDIVEGNLKSTMRLILALAAHFKPGSGRAGTPGSGGRSRAAAPGSVRPRSAAAVAQGAVAALADVRQDVQQSGRDLFRHRQRNSSMDEEIENPYWSVRALVQQYEGQQNVPLESHPASLTSPSPVHSAKSESTVAPLEEKERLVILQAEEAEPKAEEADSHFQPEWQAGSSGSYLENSWEEQLLEQQDHLEKEMEEAKKMISGLQALLLNGSLPEDEQEGSFELSERGACPEEQLIIIRSRLDQSVEENQDLKKELLKYKQEARNLQGIKDALQQRLLQQDASVLQLKQELLRANMDKEELHNQNVDLQRKVEERNRLLAEYKKELCQKDRHLQQHQTKLDEMLRQLSEASYQQVDLERELEHREALLAHCMKREAEEVMAYSSHSAQSNGFLQPAGKGAAPTAHRGTSDLQLVRDALRSLRNSFSGHDPQHHTIDSLEQGISSLMERLHRLETQKRQERRVRGKSPASRASNECRDSWPPKSKLPHSQSTPVMSTSACTKVLYFTDRSLTPFMVSIPKRLGEVTLKDFKAAIDREGTHRYHFKALDPEFGTVKEEVFHDDDIIPGWEGKIVAWVEEDHGEN; this is encoded by the exons ATGCTGGCCTGCCTGGCCAGGGGGAACCTGCTGGATTTCCTCCACGAGGGCTTCACCGAG CAACAGCTGCAGGCCTATGTGGCCTGGGTGAATTCCCAGCTGAAGAAGAAGCCAGCGGTGAGGCCGGTGCAGGACCTGAGGCAGGACCTGCGGGATGGGGTCACCCTCGCCCTGCTGATCGAGATTGTAG CTGGTGAGAAGCTCAGTGGCATCGAGCTCAACCCCAGCAACCAGCAGGAGATGAGGGAAAACGTGGAGAAAGTCTTACAGTTCGTGGCATCGAGGAAGATCCGCATGCACCAGACATCAGCTAAAG ATATCGTCGAGGGCAACTTGAAATCCACCATGAGGCTGATCCTGGCCTTGGCTGCTCACTTCAAGCCaggctctggcagagctggcacGCCGGGCTCGGGGGGCAGGAGCCGGGCAGCGGCCCCGGGCAGTGTCCGGCCGCGCTCGGCCGCCGCCGTGGCCCAAGGGGCGGTGGCCGCGCTGGCCGATGTCCGGCAGGACGTCCAGCAGTCCGGCCGGGACCTGTTCAGGCACAGACAGAG gaacagcagcatgGACGAGGAGATTGAGAATCCCTACTGGAGCGTGCGGGCCCTGGTGCAGCAGTACGAGGGCCAGCAGAACGTGCCACTGGAGTCCCACCCTGCCAG CCTGacttcccccagccctgtccacAGTGCAAAGAGTGAATCCACTGTAGCCCCcttggaggagaaggagagacTTGTGatcctccaggctgaagaagCAGAGCCCAAAGCAG AAGAGGCCGACTCTCACTTCCAGCCCGagtggcaggcagggagctccGGGTCCTACCTGGAGAACTCAtgggaggagcagctcctggaacaGCAGGACCAcctggaaaaggaaatggaggAGGCAAAAAAGATGATTTCTGGTTTGCAG GCTTTGTTGCTCAATGGGTCTCTACCTGAGGATGAGCAGGAAGGCTCCTTTGAGCTTTCTGAGCGTGGAGCCtgccctgaggagcagctg ATCATCATCCGAAGCCGTCTGGACCAGAGTGTGGAAGAAAATCAAGATCTGAAG aaggagctgctgaaatACAAACAAGAAGCTCGGAACCTGCAGGGAATAAAG GACgctctgcagcagaggctgctccagcaggatgCCTCAGTCCTGCAGCtcaagcaggagctgctgagagccaACATGGACAAGGAGGAGCTGCACAACCAGAAC GTTGACCTCCAGAGGAAGGTTGAAGAGAGAAACCGGCTCCTGGCAGAATACAAA AAGGAGCTGTGCCAGAAGGATCGGCACTTGCAGCAGCACCAGACCAAGCTGGATGAGATGCTCAGGCAGCTTTCTGAGGCCAGCTACCAGCAG GTGGACTTGGAGCgggagctggagcacagggaggcCCTGCTGGCTCACTGCATGAAGAGAGAGGCTGAGGAG GTGATGGCTTACAGCAGTCACAGTGCCCAGAGCAATGgctttctgcagccagcaggaaaaggagctgctcccacagcccacCGAGGG ACCAGTGACCTGCAGCTGGTGCGGGACGCGCTGCGCAGCCTCAGGAACAGCTTCAGCGGCCACGACCCGCAGCACCACACCATCgacagcctggagcagggcatCTCCAGCCTCATGGAGCGCCTGCACCGCCTGGAGACGCAGAagaggcaggagaggagg GTGCGGGGGAAATCGCCAGCAAGCAGAGCAAGCAACGAGTGCAGAGACTCCTGGCCCCCCAAATCCA AGCTGCCTCACTCTCAGAGCACGCCCGTGATGAGCACCAGTGCCTGCACCAAAGTGTTGTACTTCACCGACCGCTCCCTCACCCCCTTCATGGTCAGCATACCAAAGAG GTTAGGGGAAGTGACTCTGAAGGATTTCAAGGCAGCCATCGATCGGGAAGGAACCCATCGGTACCACTTCAAAGCCCTGGACCCAGAGTTTGGGACAGTGAAGGAGGAG GTGTTCCATGATGATGACAtcattcctggctgggaggggaaAATCGTGGCCTGGGTGGAAGAAGACCACGGGGAGAATTAA